A single window of Thermodesulfovibrionales bacterium DNA harbors:
- a CDS encoding indolepyruvate oxidoreductase subunit beta yields MGRTSNILLCGVGGQGILRASEVVSSALMNAGYDVKQSEVHGMAQRGGSVVAHLRYGGKVYSPLIEYGDADFAVAFELLEALRYLPYYNNETKVIVNTQKILPAPVSMGLESYPGDVLDQLDSRGIKAFPLDAFEVARSAGEARAVNMVLVGALSFLLPIEEEVFFNVIEKRMQEKLRKANREAFVIGRETIMRMQCAMRS; encoded by the coding sequence GTGGGTAGGACTTCGAACATTCTCCTCTGCGGTGTTGGAGGACAGGGTATATTGCGTGCGAGCGAGGTCGTCTCTTCGGCGCTCATGAACGCGGGATACGATGTGAAGCAGAGCGAAGTGCACGGCATGGCCCAGAGAGGCGGGTCTGTGGTGGCACATCTCCGCTATGGCGGGAAGGTGTATTCTCCGCTTATCGAATATGGCGACGCTGACTTCGCCGTAGCCTTCGAGCTCCTCGAGGCACTCCGGTATCTCCCCTATTACAACAACGAGACCAAGGTGATCGTCAACACCCAGAAGATCTTGCCTGCCCCGGTCTCGATGGGCCTGGAGTCTTATCCCGGCGATGTCCTCGATCAACTCGACAGCAGGGGCATCAAGGCCTTTCCCCTTGATGCCTTTGAGGTGGCGAGGTCTGCAGGAGAGGCAAGGGCGGTCAATATGGTCCTTGTAGGCGCCCTCTCTTTCCTCCTTCCTATTGAGGAAGAGGTCTTCTTTAACGTGATAGAGAAGAGGATGCAGGAGAAGTTGCGCAAGGCGAATCGTGAGGCATTCGTCATAGGGAGGGAAACGATAATGAGGATGCAATGTGCAATGCGATCATGA